In the genome of Shewanella glacialimarina, one region contains:
- the sohB gene encoding protease SohB produces MNFLIEYGMFLAKAVTIVIAIVTVVVVVIASGMKNKTDKGELILTDLSDELLQLKHDLKHELLSKKQLKAYEKKVKAEDKAADKNEQPIKKVYVLDFKGSIDAGEVASLREEITAILIIAEEGDQVLVNVESGGGMVHGYGLASSQLDRLRQANIPFTVCIDKVAASGGYMMACVANKIVAAPFAIVGSIGVVAQLPNFSRLLKKHEIDYEQHTAGNFKRTLTVFGENTDEGREKFQQELEETHVLFKQFVGHYRPALDLDKVATGEHWYGKQAIELGLVDEIATSDDIVLQLAKDHQVYKLKYQMKKKLADKIAHGASLSVNSVVNKLTELNRPI; encoded by the coding sequence TTGAATTTTTTAATTGAGTACGGCATGTTTTTGGCTAAAGCGGTCACCATAGTGATTGCCATCGTGACTGTCGTCGTTGTTGTTATCGCCAGCGGAATGAAAAATAAAACCGATAAAGGCGAGCTAATACTGACAGATTTAAGCGATGAGTTATTGCAATTAAAACATGATTTGAAACACGAGTTATTGTCTAAGAAACAACTTAAAGCTTACGAGAAAAAGGTTAAAGCAGAAGATAAAGCAGCCGACAAAAACGAGCAACCAATTAAAAAGGTTTATGTTCTAGACTTTAAAGGCAGTATTGATGCCGGCGAAGTTGCGTCATTGCGTGAGGAAATTACTGCTATCTTGATCATTGCCGAAGAGGGTGATCAAGTATTAGTCAATGTAGAAAGTGGTGGTGGGATGGTTCATGGCTACGGCTTAGCATCAAGTCAATTAGACCGTTTACGCCAAGCCAATATCCCATTTACTGTTTGTATTGACAAGGTCGCCGCCAGCGGTGGTTATATGATGGCATGTGTAGCCAACAAAATAGTTGCTGCCCCATTTGCTATTGTGGGTTCTATTGGTGTGGTAGCGCAATTACCTAACTTTAGCCGTTTGCTTAAAAAACATGAAATTGATTATGAGCAACATACCGCAGGCAACTTCAAACGGACGTTAACAGTGTTTGGCGAGAATACCGATGAAGGACGAGAAAAGTTCCAACAAGAACTAGAAGAAACCCATGTGCTATTCAAACAGTTTGTTGGTCATTATCGTCCAGCGTTAGACTTAGATAAAGTGGCCACTGGCGAGCACTGGTATGGTAAACAGGCGATAGAGTTAGGCTTGGTTGACGAAATTGCTACCAGCGATGATATCGTGTTGCAGCTAGCCAAAGATCATCAAGTATACAAGCTTAAGTACCAAATGAAGAAAAAACTGGCTGATAAAATTGCCCACGGTGCATCGTTATCTGTTAACAGTGTAGTTAATAAGCTGACTGAGCTTAATCGGCCCATTTAG
- a CDS encoding AraC family transcriptional regulator produces MLKQGGYNANLMVGDQCYPAFELRNLLLFIQQELGDELVQTVCQQIGVGMVELAASQFVYVWQVDFALEALRLNSTHNMGARLGASYQVNSLDLLLPYLNQFDSLGDCLQFVVKNPQLVGSFTDSLVRVEDGKIWVRWLNTGKSNREKYSFQFQHSICSLVGLARQLVGQSIMINDIHLAETCDQSVIDNGCFLSEFTGANICYQQSYFEWSIELKWLALPITYLFDTKDNHLQTPQVPSLIETVLQQLRQSMPAMLTLQGMAEKMHMSDRSLRRKLASAGSSYQKLVDQVRCQMAIKMILSDKMHVEDIAELMGYSDVSHFRQSFKHWLGYPPGYFLRLNKA; encoded by the coding sequence ATGCTTAAACAAGGTGGTTATAACGCAAATTTAATGGTGGGTGACCAATGTTATCCCGCTTTTGAACTGCGTAATCTTTTACTGTTTATCCAACAAGAATTAGGTGATGAATTGGTGCAAACCGTTTGTCAGCAAATTGGGGTGGGAATGGTGGAGTTAGCTGCTAGTCAATTTGTTTATGTGTGGCAAGTCGATTTTGCGCTTGAAGCCTTGCGTCTCAATAGCACCCATAACATGGGGGCAAGGTTAGGCGCCAGTTATCAGGTTAACAGTTTAGATTTACTGTTACCTTATTTAAACCAGTTTGACTCTTTAGGCGACTGTTTACAGTTTGTGGTTAAAAACCCGCAATTGGTCGGCAGTTTTACTGATAGTTTAGTGCGGGTCGAGGATGGCAAAATTTGGGTTCGTTGGCTTAATACGGGTAAATCGAATAGAGAAAAATATTCGTTTCAGTTTCAGCACAGTATTTGTTCCCTTGTTGGTTTGGCTAGGCAGCTGGTGGGGCAAAGTATTATGATAAATGATATTCACTTAGCTGAAACCTGTGATCAAAGTGTTATTGATAACGGCTGTTTTTTATCTGAATTTACCGGTGCAAACATTTGCTATCAACAAAGTTATTTTGAGTGGAGCATCGAACTTAAGTGGTTAGCTTTACCTATCACCTACCTCTTTGACACTAAAGATAATCACCTACAAACGCCACAAGTACCGTCATTAATTGAAACCGTTTTACAGCAACTTCGTCAATCAATGCCTGCAATGTTAACCTTACAGGGTATGGCAGAAAAAATGCATATGAGTGATAGAAGTTTACGGCGTAAATTGGCATCAGCTGGCAGCAGTTATCAAAAACTGGTCGATCAAGTTCGATGTCAGATGGCCATTAAAATGATTCTATCTGATAAAATGCATGTCGAAGATATTGCCGA